One genomic window of Polyangium aurulentum includes the following:
- the dnaK gene encoding molecular chaperone DnaK: MGKIIGIDLGTTNSVVAVMEGKEPKVIVNEEGARLTPSVVAFDDKGEVLVGQIAKRQAVTNPLNTIYSAKRFMGRRFEEVQEETKRVPYKVLKGKNGDSSFDVRGKQLSPPEVSAKVLQKLKKAAEDYLGEKVTEAVITVPAYFNDAQRQATKDAGRIAGLEVKRIVNEPTAAALAYGLDKKSDEVIAVYDFGGGTFDISILEVGDNVVQVISTNGDTHLGGDDVDHMVMDWLIAEFKKDTGIDVANDKMVVQRLKDAAEQAKIELSNVQETTINLPFLTADASGPKHLQKQLSRAKLEQMIRPLIERTMEPVRKALSDAKKTPQQIDEVVLVGGSTRIPLVQETVKKFFGKEPHKGVNPDEVVAVGAAVQAGVLSGDVKDLVLLDVTPLSLGVETLGGVMTPMIPRNTTIPTQKKEIFSTATDSQPSVEVHVLQGERTEARYNRTLGRFHLEGIMPAPRGVPKIEVTFDIDANGILSVHAKDLATGKDQRITITASGGLKEDEIQRMVREATEHEAEDKQRREQIERRNKLDNLCYTIEKTVTENKDKLPESDVSALTGIVAEGRQAIEKQDDAAVSAAIEKLEKEMHRIASVMYEKAGPQAGGPGGPDGGAGGPSAGAGDKGKGKEGVIDAEFEEGT, from the coding sequence ATGGGCAAGATCATCGGCATCGATCTCGGCACGACGAACAGCGTCGTCGCGGTGATGGAGGGCAAGGAGCCCAAGGTCATCGTGAACGAGGAGGGCGCGCGCCTCACGCCGTCGGTCGTCGCTTTCGACGACAAGGGCGAGGTGCTCGTCGGTCAGATCGCGAAGCGCCAGGCGGTCACCAACCCCCTGAACACGATCTACTCGGCGAAGCGCTTCATGGGCCGGCGGTTCGAGGAGGTGCAGGAAGAGACCAAGCGCGTCCCGTACAAGGTCCTGAAGGGCAAGAACGGCGACTCGTCGTTCGACGTCCGCGGCAAGCAGCTCTCTCCGCCCGAGGTCTCGGCGAAGGTGCTGCAGAAGCTGAAGAAGGCGGCCGAGGACTACCTCGGCGAGAAGGTGACCGAGGCGGTCATCACCGTCCCCGCGTACTTCAACGACGCGCAGAGGCAGGCGACCAAGGACGCCGGGCGCATCGCCGGTCTCGAGGTCAAGCGCATCGTCAACGAGCCGACCGCGGCCGCGCTCGCGTACGGGCTCGACAAGAAGAGCGACGAGGTCATCGCGGTCTACGACTTCGGCGGCGGCACCTTCGACATCTCGATCCTCGAGGTCGGTGACAACGTCGTGCAGGTCATCTCGACCAACGGCGACACGCACCTCGGCGGCGACGACGTCGACCACATGGTCATGGACTGGCTGATCGCCGAGTTCAAGAAGGACACGGGCATCGACGTCGCCAACGACAAGATGGTCGTGCAGCGCCTCAAGGACGCGGCCGAGCAGGCGAAGATCGAGCTGTCGAACGTGCAGGAGACGACCATCAACCTGCCGTTCCTCACGGCCGACGCCTCGGGGCCGAAGCACCTGCAGAAGCAGCTCAGCCGCGCGAAGCTCGAGCAGATGATCCGGCCGCTCATCGAGCGGACCATGGAGCCGGTGCGCAAGGCGCTCTCGGACGCGAAGAAGACGCCACAGCAGATCGACGAGGTCGTGCTCGTCGGCGGCTCGACGCGCATCCCGCTCGTGCAGGAGACGGTCAAGAAGTTCTTCGGCAAGGAGCCCCATAAGGGCGTGAACCCGGACGAGGTCGTCGCCGTCGGCGCGGCCGTGCAGGCCGGCGTGCTCTCGGGCGACGTGAAGGATCTCGTGCTCCTCGACGTGACGCCGCTGTCGCTCGGCGTCGAGACGCTCGGCGGCGTGATGACGCCGATGATCCCGCGCAACACGACGATCCCGACGCAGAAGAAGGAGATCTTCTCGACGGCGACCGACAGCCAGCCCTCGGTCGAGGTGCACGTGCTTCAGGGCGAGCGCACCGAGGCGCGATACAACCGCACCCTGGGTCGCTTCCACCTCGAAGGGATCATGCCCGCGCCGCGCGGCGTGCCCAAGATCGAGGTGACGTTCGACATCGACGCGAACGGCATCCTGAGCGTGCACGCGAAGGACCTGGCCACGGGCAAGGATCAGCGCATCACCATCACCGCCTCGGGTGGCCTCAAGGAGGACGAGATCCAGCGGATGGTGCGTGAGGCGACCGAGCACGAGGCCGAGGACAAGCAGCGTCGCGAGCAGATCGAGCGTCGCAACAAGCTCGACAACCTCTGCTACACGATCGAGAAGACGGTCACCGAGAACAAGGACAAGCTGCCCGAGAGCGACGTGTCCGCGTTGACCGGGATCGTGGCCGAGGGGCGGCAGGCGATCGAGAAGCAGGACGACGCGGCCGTGAGCGCGGCGATCGAGAAGCTCGAGAAGGAGATGCACCGCATCGCGAGCGTCATGTACGAGAAGGCCGGCCCGCAGGCTGGCGGCCCTGGCGGTCCCGATGGCGGCGCGGGGGGTCCCTCCGCCGGTGCCGGCGACAAGGGCAAGGGCAAGGAAGGCGTCATCGACGCCGAGTTCGAAGAAGGAACCTGA
- the rpmE gene encoding 50S ribosomal protein L31: MKEGIHPNYVMSTVTCACGSAVTTRTTRGSFTTDVCSACHPFYTGKAKVMDVAGRVDKFRKKYAATQKS, from the coding sequence ATGAAGGAAGGCATCCACCCCAACTATGTCATGTCGACCGTTACCTGCGCTTGCGGGTCGGCGGTCACCACCCGCACCACCCGCGGCAGCTTCACGACGGACGTCTGCTCCGCCTGCCACCCGTTCTACACGGGCAAGGCGAAAGTGATGGATGTCGCGGGCCGCGTCGACAAATTCCGCAAGAAGTACGCCGCTACCCAGAAGTCCTGA
- a CDS encoding DUF1385 domain-containing protein produces MSQEAPRPYIGGQAVIEGVMMRSPRSLSIVCRRRSGELVVRERAVPEPEQSGGLRRLPFVRGIATVVESLRLGSQALRWSAELYEQDHASEEEPPKPKASKVLSTLALSTAALAKLDVEPDGPAPSNGKSGGLMGTLPIAFAVFMFVALPQVGAEGINKLFKLGLDVGSPTFQAITGGAKLLIVISYLLLIRQVAEIRRVFQYHGAEHKAISTYEANEELTVANAGRKTTMHARCGTTFLVMVALVSILVFTGVGALLPKVPGGRIAESVGFFLMKLPFLPLIAAITYELQRLFARYCTTGPLRALLWPGFLVQKITTAEPDDNQLEVALASLRATLWREAAAGAPAEVPDRTFPDYGRLLADPGYTAAGAE; encoded by the coding sequence ATGAGCCAAGAGGCCCCGCGCCCGTACATCGGCGGGCAAGCCGTGATCGAGGGGGTGATGATGCGATCCCCTCGGTCGCTATCCATTGTCTGCCGCAGACGCTCGGGAGAGCTGGTGGTGCGCGAGCGCGCCGTGCCGGAGCCCGAACAGAGCGGCGGCCTGCGCCGGCTGCCCTTCGTCCGCGGCATCGCTACGGTCGTCGAGTCGCTGCGCCTCGGCTCGCAGGCCCTGCGCTGGTCGGCGGAGCTCTACGAGCAGGACCACGCCAGCGAGGAAGAGCCGCCGAAGCCCAAGGCCTCGAAGGTCCTCTCGACGCTCGCCCTGAGCACGGCCGCGCTGGCCAAGCTCGACGTGGAGCCGGACGGGCCCGCGCCCTCGAACGGCAAGAGCGGCGGCTTGATGGGCACTCTGCCGATCGCGTTCGCCGTCTTCATGTTCGTCGCGCTGCCGCAGGTGGGCGCCGAGGGCATCAACAAGCTCTTCAAGCTCGGCCTCGACGTCGGTTCGCCCACGTTCCAGGCGATCACCGGCGGCGCCAAGCTCCTGATCGTCATCAGCTACCTCTTGCTCATCCGCCAGGTCGCCGAGATCCGCCGGGTTTTTCAGTACCACGGCGCCGAGCACAAGGCGATCAGCACCTACGAGGCGAACGAGGAGCTCACCGTCGCGAACGCGGGTCGCAAGACGACCATGCACGCGCGGTGCGGCACGACGTTCCTCGTGATGGTGGCGCTCGTGTCGATCCTCGTGTTCACGGGCGTCGGCGCGCTCCTGCCCAAGGTGCCCGGCGGGCGCATCGCCGAGAGCGTCGGCTTCTTCCTCATGAAGCTGCCGTTCCTGCCGCTCATCGCCGCCATCACCTACGAGCTGCAACGCCTCTTCGCCCGCTACTGCACGACGGGCCCGCTGCGCGCGTTGCTCTGGCCCGGCTTCCTCGTCCAGAAGATCACCACCGCCGAGCCCGACGACAACCAGCTCGAGGTGGCGCTCGCCTCGCTGCGCGCGACGCTCTGGCGCGAGGCCGCCGCGGGCGCGCCGGCCGAGGTCCCCGACCGGACCTTCCCCGACTACGGCCGGCTCCTCGCCGACCCGGGCTACACGGCGGCGGGCGCGGAGTAG
- the prfA gene encoding peptide chain release factor 1, whose product MLPIAKLEAVARRFQELEHLLCSPAVLGDHDKLQKLNKERTELEPVVQGFSRLRDVERRIQEDKDALEDPDLSELARAELPELEAERDKLASELELLLLPKDPNDARNTVLEIRSGEGGEEAALFAADIFRMIARYAETKRWKVEVLSMSEASAGGYKEVIALVTGQDVYSHLRYEGGVHRVQRVPATEAQGRIHTSTATVAVLPEADDVDVQIDDKDLDISIAASGGPGGQGVNTTNSAVQIRHIPTGIIVKCQDERSQLKNKAKAMKVLKSRLLDIERKRQEEAMSAERRNMVGSAERAQKIRTYNYPQNRVTDHRIGLTLHKLERIMEGDLDELIAALRTHRQAELLKQGGGGDGMHAGAGA is encoded by the coding sequence ATGCTGCCCATCGCGAAGCTCGAAGCCGTCGCGCGCCGGTTCCAGGAGCTCGAGCACCTGCTCTGCTCGCCCGCGGTCCTCGGCGATCACGACAAACTGCAGAAGCTCAACAAGGAGCGCACCGAGCTCGAGCCCGTCGTGCAGGGCTTCTCGCGGCTGCGCGACGTCGAGCGCCGCATCCAGGAAGACAAGGACGCGCTCGAGGACCCGGACCTGTCCGAGCTCGCGCGCGCCGAGCTGCCCGAGCTCGAGGCCGAGCGCGACAAGCTCGCCTCCGAGCTCGAGCTGCTCCTCTTGCCCAAGGACCCGAACGACGCGCGCAACACGGTGCTCGAGATCCGCAGCGGCGAGGGCGGTGAAGAGGCCGCTCTCTTCGCGGCGGACATCTTCCGCATGATCGCGCGCTACGCCGAAACCAAGCGCTGGAAGGTCGAGGTGCTCAGCATGAGCGAGGCCTCGGCCGGCGGGTACAAAGAGGTCATCGCGCTCGTCACGGGCCAGGACGTCTACTCGCACCTTCGCTACGAGGGCGGCGTTCACCGCGTGCAGCGCGTGCCCGCGACCGAGGCGCAGGGCCGCATCCACACCTCGACGGCCACCGTCGCCGTCCTCCCCGAGGCCGACGACGTCGACGTGCAGATCGACGACAAGGATCTCGACATCTCGATCGCCGCGTCCGGCGGCCCTGGCGGACAGGGCGTCAACACGACGAACAGCGCGGTGCAGATCCGCCACATCCCGACGGGGATCATCGTCAAGTGCCAGGACGAGCGCTCGCAGCTCAAGAACAAGGCCAAGGCGATGAAGGTCTTGAAGAGCCGGCTGCTCGACATCGAGCGCAAGCGGCAAGAAGAGGCGATGAGCGCCGAGCGCCGCAACATGGTCGGCTCGGCCGAGCGCGCGCAGAAGATCCGCACCTACAACTATCCGCAGAACCGCGTCACCGATCACCGCATCGGGCTCACGCTGCACAAGCTCGAGCGGATCATGGAAGGCGACCTCGACGAGCTCATCGCGGCCCTCCGGACGCACCGTCAAGCCGAGCTGCTCAAGCAGGGCGGCGGCGGCGACGGGATGCACGCAGGCGCAGGCGCATGA
- a CDS encoding histidine triad nucleotide-binding protein has product MCLFCKIAKKEIPSKVLFEEEDLLAFHDINPMAPIHVLVIPKQHIVGLGEAVAENAEVLGKLLVASRRVAEETGLVQSGFRVVVNNGPHAGQSVFHLHVHVLGGRPLAWPPG; this is encoded by the coding sequence ATGTGCCTGTTCTGCAAGATCGCGAAGAAGGAGATCCCCTCGAAGGTCCTGTTCGAGGAGGAAGATCTCCTGGCGTTTCACGACATCAACCCGATGGCGCCCATCCACGTGCTCGTGATCCCGAAGCAGCACATCGTGGGGCTCGGGGAGGCCGTCGCCGAGAACGCGGAGGTGCTCGGCAAGCTGCTCGTCGCGTCGCGCCGGGTGGCCGAGGAGACGGGGCTCGTGCAGTCGGGGTTCCGCGTCGTGGTGAACAACGGGCCGCACGCGGGGCAGAGCGTGTTCCACTTGCACGTGCACGTGCTCGGCGGCAGGCCGCTCGCGTGGCCGCCGGGTTGA
- a CDS encoding allene oxide cyclase family protein: protein MKSVWLKACAGLAICAGLVGCGGDDTGAPAPTDMRIDLVEHIVNETVTDHAPMGDSAGDVLTFANELFDGTNKTQVGTDQGYCIRVDVGQSWECNWTAFLEDGQITVEGPFFDTKGSTLAVTGTTGAYRDWHGTMELSFRENPKEYNFVYFLYTEE from the coding sequence ATGAAAAGCGTCTGGCTGAAGGCGTGCGCCGGGCTCGCGATCTGCGCGGGGCTCGTGGGGTGCGGCGGCGACGACACCGGGGCGCCGGCGCCCACCGACATGCGGATCGATCTCGTCGAGCACATCGTGAACGAGACGGTCACCGATCACGCGCCCATGGGCGACTCGGCCGGCGACGTGCTCACGTTCGCCAACGAGCTGTTCGACGGCACGAACAAGACCCAGGTCGGCACCGACCAGGGCTATTGCATTCGCGTCGACGTCGGGCAGTCGTGGGAATGCAACTGGACCGCGTTCCTCGAAGACGGTCAGATCACCGTCGAGGGCCCGTTCTTCGACACGAAGGGCTCGACGCTCGCCGTCACCGGCACCACGGGCGCGTATCGCGACTGGCACGGGACGATGGAGCTTTCGTTCCGCGAAAACCCCAAGGAATACAACTTCGTCTATTTCCTCTACACCGAGGAGTAG
- a CDS encoding FAD-binding oxidoreductase, producing the protein MSESVEADIGKAIPKLARSNSPVDQIAYARDLWPRHHIAVRDGRIAEHRPGVVVWPESTEEVAEVVRFCAQEGYPLVPFGAGSGVCAGVLPDPRTVILDLKRMSRVRSLDGAIPSIEVEAGALGIRLEEDLQARGFTLGHFPSSILCSTVGGWVAARSAGQCSGLYGKIEDMVASLECVVGEGEIVRFHRRVSGPDATPLVIGSEGVLGVVTSASLRLHAAPAARAFGAFSFPTVEAGWEAMREMFQSGLRPAVARLYDVFDSFIAKMGKVRHKKRGEGEARHSEEKAARGPGLGAKVLRTLLHRAPRTLNKLVDLAPSDLLGGATLILIFEGPEAFGREDLSRARAIAGKHGARDLGEEPARHWLAHRYSVSYRQAPVFMSGAFSDTMEVAAPWSRLGELYDAVREALGRSVFVMAHLSHAYPDGCSIYFTFAGSAPTAEAMEATYDATWRTALDAAIGAGGTLSHHHGVGRSKAPRLGAELGLGVDVVHALRGVLDPRGVMNPGNLLPRDRPERRPVPPPLGVPILDAESMLVNASGAATLAEVEAMLARAGLTLGLGADAPMGATIDAWIASGAKGAPDPWLDPADHLVAGYTARLKSGADLEVRPSPRRAVGPDLFALFLGMEGRVGAIRSALLRAHGPGRPRPLETGIERDPALAGAEKAWIDRIAEAASSVA; encoded by the coding sequence GTGAGCGAAAGCGTCGAAGCCGACATCGGCAAGGCCATACCCAAGCTCGCCCGGTCGAATTCCCCCGTCGATCAAATCGCCTACGCCCGCGACCTCTGGCCGCGCCACCACATCGCCGTGCGCGACGGGCGCATCGCCGAGCATCGGCCGGGCGTCGTGGTTTGGCCCGAATCGACCGAGGAGGTGGCCGAGGTCGTGCGCTTTTGCGCCCAGGAGGGCTATCCGCTCGTGCCTTTCGGCGCCGGATCGGGCGTCTGCGCGGGCGTCTTGCCCGACCCGCGGACGGTCATCCTCGACCTGAAGCGAATGAGCCGGGTCCGCTCGCTCGATGGCGCGATCCCTTCGATCGAGGTCGAAGCGGGCGCGCTCGGCATTCGGCTGGAGGAGGATCTCCAGGCGCGAGGGTTCACGCTCGGGCACTTTCCTTCGTCCATTCTCTGCTCGACGGTGGGCGGCTGGGTGGCGGCGCGCAGCGCGGGGCAATGCTCGGGGCTGTACGGCAAGATCGAGGACATGGTCGCCTCGCTCGAATGCGTGGTGGGCGAGGGCGAGATCGTGCGCTTTCACCGGCGCGTGAGCGGCCCCGACGCGACGCCGCTCGTGATTGGCAGCGAGGGCGTGCTGGGCGTGGTCACGTCGGCGTCGCTGCGGCTGCACGCGGCGCCCGCGGCCCGCGCCTTTGGCGCATTTTCGTTCCCCACGGTCGAGGCCGGATGGGAGGCGATGCGCGAGATGTTCCAGAGCGGCCTGCGCCCCGCCGTGGCTCGGCTCTACGACGTCTTCGATTCGTTCATCGCGAAGATGGGCAAGGTTCGCCACAAGAAGCGCGGCGAGGGCGAGGCGCGGCATTCCGAGGAGAAGGCCGCGCGCGGCCCCGGGCTCGGCGCCAAGGTCCTGCGCACGCTCCTGCACCGCGCCCCCCGGACGCTGAACAAGCTCGTCGATCTCGCCCCGTCGGACCTGCTCGGCGGCGCCACGCTGATCCTCATCTTCGAGGGGCCCGAAGCGTTTGGCAGGGAAGACCTATCCCGGGCGCGTGCAATCGCGGGCAAGCACGGGGCGCGGGATCTCGGCGAGGAGCCGGCGCGGCACTGGCTCGCGCATCGATACAGCGTGAGCTATCGGCAGGCGCCGGTGTTCATGTCGGGGGCGTTCAGCGACACGATGGAGGTCGCGGCGCCTTGGTCGCGCCTCGGCGAGCTTTACGACGCCGTGCGCGAGGCGCTCGGCCGCAGCGTGTTTGTCATGGCGCATCTGTCGCACGCTTATCCGGACGGGTGCAGCATCTATTTCACGTTCGCCGGCAGCGCGCCCACGGCGGAGGCCATGGAGGCCACGTACGACGCCACCTGGCGCACCGCGCTCGACGCCGCAATCGGGGCGGGCGGCACGCTCTCGCATCACCATGGCGTGGGCCGGAGCAAGGCGCCGCGGCTCGGCGCAGAGCTCGGGCTCGGGGTCGACGTCGTGCACGCATTGCGCGGCGTCCTCGATCCGCGCGGCGTCATGAATCCTGGCAACCTGCTCCCGCGCGACCGCCCCGAGCGCCGCCCGGTGCCCCCGCCTCTGGGCGTGCCCATTCTCGATGCGGAATCGATGCTGGTGAACGCGAGCGGCGCGGCGACCCTGGCCGAGGTCGAGGCGATGCTCGCGCGCGCAGGCCTCACGCTGGGGCTCGGCGCGGATGCGCCCATGGGGGCGACGATCGACGCGTGGATTGCGTCGGGCGCGAAGGGCGCGCCGGATCCGTGGCTGGATCCGGCCGATCACCTCGTCGCCGGTTACACCGCCCGGCTGAAATCGGGGGCCGATCTCGAGGTGCGTCCCTCACCGCGGCGCGCGGTGGGCCCTGATCTGTTCGCGCTCTTTCTCGGCATGGAAGGGCGCGTCGGCGCCATTCGCTCGGCGCTCCTGCGCGCGCACGGGCCAGGGCGCCCGCGGCCGCTCGAGACCGGCATCGAGCGCGATCCCGCGCTTGCCGGGGCTGAAAAGGCGTGGATCGACCGCATCGCCGAGGCGGCCTCGTCCGTCGCCTGA
- a CDS encoding class I SAM-dependent methyltransferase: MSETPPPRGTEQLTATQPSLGMDAPPPDGASVPPRQSTSAAPPPRTSNAPVAPRPSNAPPPRPSARPPAAGSVPPRPGPSNPPPVRASAPPVPAAPPVPDLDMSAAPAAEPAPRPRRSAPPPVAIAPPPPPRRRSRRTVKTDVDLTDVGVASEVDPQRDADGVRAAPTPPVPVAPEQVETAPAPQVDVIQPMRIISIGQDLPPARVASDPPPPMIADAPSKPTSSEPVTKPAALTRDDTESGWTPRPPEISSITAAFAAETAAQTALPSPPLVVPLVNAAPAEARASRPTPAPEVEVETVEEELDEAVASSDEVALEPEPIAADGKAEEIEAIEEIEPDRDSDVGDPRSSKRQAPSAAATSAPKKPPPPPPLKRPPSVPAMEAVSIPAAPPPPKAAPPPQQAQAPVSQKPPSLPEPSRRRQRPWWEDLFDDDFIRTMDRTDPNVVRREVDFLETCLGLEKGAAILDLACGAGNHAVELASRGYGVVGYDLSLSMLALAADEAQGRAQKLNFLQGDMREMAFDQVFDGLYCWATSFGYFDDEKNFNVLQRMHRALRPGGMMVFDVINRDYVAPRQPSLVWFEGDGCICMDEMAVDFFTSRLKVKRTAMFDDGRSREIDYSIRLYALHEIGKMMHDADFKVVEVTGHPAHPGVFFGSESPRLIIVAERK; this comes from the coding sequence ATGAGCGAGACACCGCCGCCCCGTGGGACCGAGCAGCTCACGGCCACCCAGCCGTCGCTGGGCATGGACGCCCCGCCTCCCGACGGGGCGTCGGTGCCGCCGCGCCAATCGACATCCGCCGCGCCGCCTCCGCGCACGAGCAACGCGCCCGTGGCTCCGCGGCCGAGCAACGCTCCGCCTCCTCGTCCCTCGGCGCGCCCGCCCGCAGCCGGCTCCGTTCCGCCGCGCCCCGGCCCCTCCAATCCACCGCCGGTGCGCGCCTCGGCACCGCCCGTCCCCGCAGCGCCGCCCGTGCCCGACCTCGACATGTCCGCGGCCCCCGCCGCCGAGCCCGCACCGCGTCCCCGCCGCTCCGCGCCGCCCCCGGTCGCCATCGCGCCGCCTCCTCCGCCGCGCCGCCGCTCGCGACGCACGGTGAAGACCGACGTCGACTTGACCGACGTCGGCGTGGCCTCCGAGGTCGATCCGCAGCGCGATGCCGACGGCGTGCGCGCCGCGCCTACGCCTCCCGTGCCCGTCGCGCCGGAGCAGGTCGAGACCGCGCCGGCGCCGCAGGTCGACGTGATCCAGCCGATGCGGATCATCTCCATCGGCCAGGATCTGCCGCCCGCGCGCGTGGCGTCGGATCCGCCGCCTCCGATGATCGCGGACGCGCCGTCGAAGCCGACGTCGTCCGAGCCGGTGACGAAGCCCGCCGCGCTGACGAGAGACGACACCGAGAGCGGCTGGACGCCGCGCCCGCCCGAGATCAGCTCGATCACCGCAGCCTTCGCAGCCGAGACCGCCGCGCAGACGGCGCTGCCTTCGCCGCCGCTCGTGGTGCCGCTCGTCAACGCCGCGCCCGCGGAGGCACGAGCCTCGAGGCCGACGCCCGCGCCCGAGGTCGAGGTCGAGACCGTCGAGGAAGAGCTCGACGAGGCCGTCGCGAGCAGCGACGAGGTGGCCCTCGAGCCCGAGCCGATCGCGGCCGACGGCAAGGCCGAAGAGATCGAGGCCATCGAGGAGATCGAGCCCGATCGCGACTCCGACGTCGGCGATCCGCGCAGCTCGAAGCGTCAGGCGCCGTCCGCGGCGGCCACCTCGGCGCCGAAGAAGCCGCCGCCCCCGCCGCCCTTGAAGCGCCCGCCGTCGGTGCCGGCGATGGAGGCCGTCTCGATCCCGGCCGCCCCGCCGCCGCCGAAGGCCGCGCCGCCTCCGCAGCAGGCGCAGGCGCCCGTCTCGCAGAAGCCCCCGAGCCTCCCCGAGCCGAGCCGACGCCGGCAGCGGCCCTGGTGGGAGGACCTCTTCGACGACGACTTCATCCGCACGATGGACCGCACGGACCCGAACGTGGTCCGGCGCGAGGTCGACTTCCTCGAGACGTGCCTCGGCCTCGAGAAGGGCGCGGCGATCCTCGATCTCGCCTGCGGCGCGGGCAACCACGCGGTGGAGCTGGCGAGCCGCGGCTACGGGGTCGTCGGCTACGACCTGTCGCTCAGCATGCTCGCGCTCGCGGCGGACGAGGCGCAAGGTCGCGCGCAGAAGCTGAACTTCCTGCAGGGCGACATGCGCGAGATGGCCTTCGACCAGGTGTTCGACGGCCTGTACTGCTGGGCGACGAGCTTCGGCTATTTCGACGACGAGAAGAACTTCAACGTCCTGCAGCGCATGCACCGCGCGCTGCGGCCGGGCGGGATGATGGTCTTCGACGTGATCAACCGCGACTACGTGGCCCCGCGCCAGCCGAGCCTCGTGTGGTTCGAGGGCGACGGCTGCATCTGCATGGATGAGATGGCCGTCGACTTCTTCACGAGCCGGCTCAAGGTCAAGCGCACGGCCATGTTCGACGATGGCCGCTCGCGCGAGATCGACTACTCGATCCGCCTCTACGCCCTGCACGAGATCGGCAAGATGATGCACGACGCCGACTTCAAGGTCGTCGAGGTGACGGGCCACCCTGCCCATCCCGGTGTATTCTTCGGCTCGGAGTCGCCACGGCTCATCATCGTGGCCGAGCGCAAGTGA
- the asd gene encoding archaetidylserine decarboxylase (Phosphatidylserine decarboxylase is synthesized as a single chain precursor. Generation of the pyruvoyl active site from a Ser is coupled to cleavage of a Gly-Ser bond between the larger (beta) and smaller (alpha chains). It is an integral membrane protein.), whose translation MDPTYAAAQILRVLPRERITRAVGRLCDARLHPRIASAVVSLYSRAYRVDLAEALLPDGGFSSFDAFFTRPLREGLRPVCAEEGALASPADGRVASLGPVEPNGTFRVKGQDYTVEDLVGDREDAKRYEGGQFMIVYLSPRDYHRVHAPAAGEIPLVRSFPGDLFPVNSIGERHIPRLFARNRRVAICIDTEKQGRVTVVMVGAMIVGRITVAGIDERDVSYGDHRFNPPRQIVRGEEIGMFHLGSTAVVFIEKDVARPWGVEVGPIRVGESLHGARAR comes from the coding sequence ATGGATCCCACGTACGCCGCCGCCCAGATCCTGCGGGTGCTCCCCCGGGAGCGAATCACCCGAGCCGTAGGCCGCCTCTGCGACGCCCGGTTGCACCCGCGGATTGCCTCCGCGGTCGTCAGCCTCTACTCGCGCGCCTACCGCGTCGACCTCGCCGAGGCGCTCTTGCCCGACGGCGGATTCTCGAGCTTCGACGCGTTCTTCACGCGTCCGTTGCGCGAAGGATTGCGCCCCGTCTGCGCCGAGGAGGGCGCCCTCGCGAGCCCAGCGGACGGCCGCGTCGCGAGCCTCGGGCCCGTCGAGCCGAACGGCACCTTCCGCGTCAAAGGGCAAGACTACACGGTCGAAGACCTCGTCGGAGACCGCGAGGACGCCAAGCGCTACGAGGGCGGTCAGTTCATGATCGTCTATCTCTCGCCGCGCGACTACCACCGCGTGCACGCGCCCGCGGCCGGCGAGATCCCGCTCGTGCGCTCCTTCCCCGGCGATCTCTTCCCGGTCAACTCGATCGGCGAGCGCCACATCCCGAGGCTGTTCGCGCGCAATCGCCGCGTCGCCATCTGCATCGACACCGAGAAGCAAGGCCGCGTGACCGTGGTCATGGTCGGCGCGATGATCGTCGGTCGAATCACGGTGGCCGGCATCGACGAGCGAGACGTCTCGTACGGCGATCACCGATTCAACCCGCCGCGCCAGATCGTGCGCGGAGAGGAGATCGGCATGTTCCACCTCGGCTCGACCGCGGTGGTGTTCATCGAAAAGGACGTCGCGCGCCCGTGGGGCGTCGAGGTCGGGCCGATCCGCGTGGGAGAGTCACTGCACGGAGCACGCGCTCGATGA